Proteins encoded in a region of the Acidobacteriota bacterium genome:
- a CDS encoding DUF3037 domain-containing protein: MLRACQYVLIRLAPNPIRDEAVTVGVALFDARQGGFTGVRLLPDLTRVRQLAPQFDPAVLEGLEADLLLRLRTSEPAWLSRQYFLELAHETFSHTLRLSDPQTVLTADPATELDRLYQQYAAPVSAIPDAEAAVARGARRRVLLHLRRIFTEERVLRHMQRNVRAGEWLATPDRFAFDFHYQERGGQQHHVIQALPWASGEGMVKELCFTVERVRRHLGPFDVAAFHDDAPDEEAAYLAALLSEAGVRLLPLAEAAAEAGRIRAALGLR; encoded by the coding sequence ATGCTGCGGGCCTGCCAATACGTACTCATCCGGCTGGCGCCGAATCCCATCCGGGACGAAGCCGTCACCGTGGGCGTAGCGCTATTCGATGCGCGGCAGGGAGGGTTCACGGGCGTGCGGCTGCTGCCCGACCTGACCCGGGTGCGGCAGCTTGCGCCTCAGTTTGACCCTGCCGTGCTGGAAGGACTGGAGGCCGACCTGTTGCTGCGGCTGCGGACCAGCGAGCCGGCCTGGCTGTCGCGGCAATACTTCCTGGAGCTGGCACACGAAACCTTCAGCCACACGCTGCGGCTGAGTGATCCGCAAACGGTGCTGACCGCCGATCCAGCCACCGAGCTGGACCGCCTGTACCAGCAATATGCCGCGCCGGTAAGCGCGATTCCGGACGCCGAGGCCGCCGTCGCTCGCGGCGCGCGCCGCCGGGTGTTGCTGCATCTGCGGCGCATCTTTACCGAAGAGCGCGTGCTGCGGCACATGCAGCGCAACGTGAGGGCCGGCGAATGGCTGGCGACGCCCGACCGCTTCGCGTTCGATTTCCATTACCAGGAGCGCGGCGGTCAGCAACACCACGTCATCCAGGCGCTGCCCTGGGCGAGCGGCGAAGGAATGGTCAAAGAATTGTGTTTCACCGTCGAGCGCGTGCGCCGGCATCTGGGCCCATTCGACGTGGCCGCCTTTCACGATGACGCGCCCGACGAGGAAGCCGCCTACCTTGCGGCGCTGCTCAGCGAAGCCGGCGTCCGGCTGCTGCCGCTGGCCGAAGCGGCTGCCGAAGCCGGCCGTATCCGGGCAGCTCTCGGTCTGCGCTGA
- a CDS encoding phosphatidylinositol kinase: MPIVAVEHVRPMRGGAQSHLMRCADGHFYVVKFVNNPQHRRVLANEWLGARLARGLGLPVPPAAMIEVPEELIAGSPGLRMRIAGQIVPCASGLQFGSRLPADDPYAPIYDYLPEPGLHLIANLENFAGFLAFDKWTCNCNGRQVIYCRTGPHKPLRAWMVDQGFCFNAGDWDFPDSPLRGVYCRNVVYAGVTGWKSFEPWLTRLEQYEEAAIYAAGEEMPPEWYGDFDELQALLGRLVRRRPRVRELIWEVKLSPRAPFDNWRDMAFEAAGGR, translated from the coding sequence GTGCCAATCGTCGCGGTAGAACATGTGCGGCCGATGCGGGGCGGAGCGCAATCGCACCTGATGCGCTGCGCCGACGGGCATTTCTACGTCGTCAAGTTCGTGAACAATCCGCAGCACCGGCGCGTGCTGGCGAATGAGTGGCTGGGGGCGCGGCTGGCGCGCGGACTCGGCTTGCCGGTACCGCCGGCGGCGATGATCGAAGTGCCGGAGGAACTGATTGCCGGCTCGCCGGGACTGCGGATGCGCATCGCCGGTCAGATCGTGCCCTGCGCCAGCGGCCTCCAGTTCGGCTCGCGCTTGCCCGCCGATGACCCCTATGCGCCGATTTACGACTACTTGCCCGAGCCCGGTCTGCACCTGATTGCCAATCTGGAGAATTTTGCCGGTTTTCTGGCGTTCGATAAATGGACGTGCAATTGTAACGGGCGGCAGGTGATTTACTGCCGTACGGGTCCGCACAAGCCGCTGCGCGCCTGGATGGTGGACCAGGGCTTTTGCTTCAATGCCGGCGACTGGGATTTCCCCGACAGCCCGCTGCGCGGGGTGTATTGCCGCAATGTGGTCTACGCGGGCGTGACCGGGTGGAAATCGTTTGAGCCCTGGCTGACGCGGCTGGAGCAGTATGAAGAGGCAGCGATCTATGCCGCTGGCGAAGAGATGCCGCCGGAGTGGTACGGCGACTTCGACGAGCTGCAGGCGCTGCTGGGGCGGCTGGTGCGGCGGCGGCCGCGCGTGCGCGAGTTGATCTGGGAGGTCAAACTTTCCCCCCGGGCCCCGTTCGACAACTGGCGCGATATGGCCTTCGAGGCGGCGGGAGGGCGATAG